One part of the Coregonus clupeaformis isolate EN_2021a unplaced genomic scaffold, ASM2061545v1 scaf3398, whole genome shotgun sequence genome encodes these proteins:
- the LOC123489880 gene encoding lysyl oxidase homolog 1-like, with amino-acid sequence MMMLPLVVTSLVCLLLGSGWAQAQAQAQAVGQDGAATPWRQTIQWENNGRRFSLLNSGAEYVPAGAQDQERSHRVVVADSRPRTPRRPQGGNVRRQAPSRGGSETVRGQARHPFGFGQVPDNWRQGSVGTGSTNTRFRPSTGSSSSSSSSFSSSYNVPVQPYPQYPFPQQPYPLPYDPSVVEGAGRGYAEPPFQRSTGGGYGAGGGGYVGVGGGYTGVGYGTGAGLAPVVPRSPQDYGEDGYRYYQSYGYGPNPVVPAVPAVPARAAQPPFSDGLDRRYTHSLYNGGEDPAAAAADPVPAAPDRTVAGAQPPVRSPQYEQFPPFGRAQVQQQPPFLQPVVPGRNPNTAVENPSVNVGSVYRPEQRGLPDLVPDPNYVQASTYIQRAHMYSLRCAAEEKCLA; translated from the coding sequence ATGATGATGCTGCCTCTTGTTGTGACGAGCTTGGTGTGTTTACTACTGGGCTCCGGATGGGCCCAGGCCCAGGCTCAGGCCCAGGCTGTGGGGCAGGATGGCGCTGCCACCCCCTGGAGACAAACAATCCAGTGGGAGAACAACGGCCGGAGGTTCAGCCTCCTCAACAGTGGAGCTGAGTACGTCCCCGCAGGAGCACAGGACCAGGAGAGAAGTCACAGAGTGGTGGTGGCTGACTCTCGCCCCCGAACCCCCCGCAGACCACAGGGAGGTAACGTACGCAGGCAGGCCCCCTCCAGGGGAGGCTCGGAGACCGTGAGAGGACAGGCCAGACATCCATTTGGCTTCGGACAGGTGCCCGACAACTGGCGCCAGGGCTCAGTGGGGACAGGCTCCACCAACACCCGCTTCAGGCCATCCACTGGGTCCTCTTCATCGTCCTCATCATCCTTCTCATCTTCCTACAACGTCCCTGTCCAACCCTACCCACAATACCCCTTCCCTCAGCAGCCCTACCCTCTGCCCTATGATCCCAGTGTGGTGGAGGGAGCAGGTCGGGGCTACGCAGAGCCACCCTTCCAGAGGTCCACAGGTGGAGGCTATGGTGCTGGTGGTGGAGGATATGTTGGTGTCGGTGGAGGATACACTGGAGTCGGGTATGGAACTGGTGCTGGTCTGGCACCTGTGGTTCCACGCTCCCCGCAGGACTATGGTGAGGATGGCTACCGTTACTACCAGTCCTATGGCTACGGGCCCAACCCTGTCGTGCCTGCCGTGCCTGCTGTGCCAGCACGGGCTGCCCAGCCACCCTTCTCAGATGGCCTGGaccgcagatacacacacagcctctacaaTGGAGGAGAGGAtcctgctgctgccgctgccgaCCCAGTGCCCGCTGCCCCGGACAGGACAGTGGCTGGCGCTCAGCCTCCAGTACGAAGCCCCCAGTACGAGCAGTTCCCCCCGTTCGGTAGGGCCCAGGTGCAGCAACAGCCTCCCTTCCTCCAACCTGTGGTGCCAGGAAGAAACCCCAACACAGCCGTGGAGAACCCCAGCGTCAACGTCGGGAGTGTCTACCGGCCGGAACAGAGAG